A single Oryctolagus cuniculus chromosome 16, mOryCun1.1, whole genome shotgun sequence DNA region contains:
- the MYL7 gene encoding myosin regulatory light chain 2, atrial isoform, translating to MASRKAGTRGKAAATKQAHRGSSNVFSMFEQAQIQEFKEAFSCIDQNRDGIICKADLRETYSQLGKVKVPDEELDAMLQEGKGPINFTVFLSLFGEKLNGTDPEEAILSAFRMFDPSGQGVVNKDEFKQLLLTQADKFSPAEVEQMFALTPMDLAGNIDYKSLCYIITHGDEKEE from the exons ATG GCCAGCAGGAAGGCAGGGACCCGGGGCAAGGCCGCAGCCACCAAGCAGGCCCATCGCGGCTCCTCCAATGTCTTCTCCATGTTTGAGCAAGCTCAGATCCAGGAGTTCAAGGAA GCCTTCAGCTGCATCGACCAGAACCGTGACGGCATCATCTGCAAGGCGGACCTGAGGGAGACCTACTCCCAGCTCG ggAAGGTGAAGGTCCCGGATGAGGAGCTGGACGCCATGCTGCAGGAGGGCAAGGGCCCCATCAACTTCACCGTCTTCCTCTCGCTCTTCGGGGAGAAGCTCAACG GGACGGACCCCGAGGAAGCCATCCTGAGCGCCTTCCGCATGTTTGACCCCAGCGGCCAAGGGGTGGTGAACAAAGACGA gttcaAGCAGCTTCTCCTGACACAGGCAGACAAGTTCTCTCCAGCCGAG GTGGAGCAGATGTTCGCCCTGACGCCCATGGACCTGGCCGGCAACATCGACTACAAGTCCCTGTGCTACATCATTACCCACGGGGACGAGAAGGAGGAGTAG
- the GCK gene encoding hexokinase-4 isoform X2 has product MGELVRLLLLKLVDENLLFHGEASEQLRTRGAFETRFVSQVESDSGDRKQTHNILSTLGLRPSAADCDIVRRACESVSTRAAHMCSAGLAGVINRMRESRGMDVMRITVGVDGSVYKLHPSFKERFHASVRRLTPSCEITFIESEEGSGRGAALVSAVACKKACMLAQ; this is encoded by the exons ATGGGCGAGCTGGTGCGGCTCCTGCTGCTGAAGCTGGTGGACGAGAACCTGCTGTTCCACGGCGAGGCCTCGGAGCAGCTGCGCACGCGCGGCGCCTTCGAGACGCGCTTTGTGTCCCAGGTGGAGAG CGACTCCGGGGACCGCAAGCAGACCCACAACATCCTGAGCACGCTGGGGCTGCGGCCCTCGGCCGCCGACTGCGACATCGTGCGGCGCGCCTGCGAGAGCGTGTCCACGCGCGCCGCGCACATGTGCTCGGCCGGGCTGGCGGGCGTCATCAACCGCATGCGCGAGAGCCGCGGCATGGACGTGATGCGCATCACGGTGGGCGTGGACGGCTCGGTGTACAAGCTGCACCCCAG CTTCAAGGAGCGGTTCCACGCCAGCGTGCGCAGGCTGACGCCCAGCTGCGAGATCACCTTCATCGAGTCGGAGGAAGGCAGCGGCCGGGGTGCCGCGCTGGTCTCGGCCGTGGCCTGCAAGAAGGCCTGCATGCTGGCCCAGTGA
- the GCK gene encoding hexokinase-4 isoform X1, with protein MTMEATRRQAQTATSLVEQILAEFQLHEEDLKKVMRRMQKEMDRGLRLETHEEASVKMLPTYVRSTPEGSEVGDFLSLDLGGTNFRVMLVKVGEGEEGQWSVKTKHQMYSIPEDAMTGTAEMLFDYISECISDFLDKHQLKHKKLPLGFTFSFPVRHEDIDKGILLNWTKGFKASGAEGNNIVGLLRDAIKRRGDFEMDVVAMVNDTVATMISCYYEDRQCEVGMIVGTGCNACYMEEMQNVELVEGDEGRMCVNTEWGAFGDSGELDEFLLEYDRMVDESSANPGQQLYEKLIGGKYMGELVRLLLLKLVDENLLFHGEASEQLRTRGAFETRFVSQVESDSGDRKQTHNILSTLGLRPSAADCDIVRRACESVSTRAAHMCSAGLAGVINRMRESRGMDVMRITVGVDGSVYKLHPSFKERFHASVRRLTPSCEITFIESEEGSGRGAALVSAVACKKACMLAQ; from the exons ATGACCATGGAAGCCACAAGGAGGCAGGCCCAGACAGCCACGAGTCTG GTGGAGCAGATCCTGGCGGAATTCCAGCTGCACGAGGAGGACCTGAAGAAGGTGATGCGGCGCATGCAGAAGGAGATGGACCGAGGCCTGCGGCTGGAGACCCACGAGGAGGCCAGCGTGAAGATGCTGCCCACCTACGTGCGCTCCACCCCGGAAGGCTCGG AAGTCGGGGACTTCCTCTCCCTGGACCTGGGTGGCACCAACTTCCGGGTGATGCTGGTGAAGGTgggggagggcgaggaggggcaGTGGAGCGTGAAGACCAAGCACCAGATGTACTCCATCCCTGAGGACGCCATGACCGGCACCGCTGAGATG CTCTTCGACTACATCTCCGAGTGCATCTCCGACTTCCTGGACAAGCACCAGCTGAAGCACAAGAAGCTGCCACTGGGTTTCACCTTCTCCTTTCCTGTGCGGCACGAAGACATCGACAAG GGCATCCTCCTCAACTGGACCAAGGGCTTCAAGGCCTCGGGGGCTGAAGGGAACAACATCGTGGGGCTCCTGCGAGATGCCATCAAGCGCAGAGGG GACTTTGAGATGGACGTGGTGGCCATGGTGAACGACACGGTGGCCACCATGATCTCCTGCTACTACGAAGACCGCCAGTGCGAGGTCGGCATGATCGTGG gcactGGCTGCAATGCCTGCTACATGGAGGAGATGCAGAACGTGGAGCTGGTGGAGGGCGACGAGGGCCGCATGTGCGTCAACACCGAGTGGGGCGCCTTCGGGGACTCGGGCGAGCTGGACGAGTTCCTGCTGGAGTACGACCGCATGGTGGACGAGAGCTCCGCGAACCCCGGTCAGCAGCT GTACGAAAAGCTCATCGGCGGCAAGTACATGGGCGAGCTGGTGCGGCTCCTGCTGCTGAAGCTGGTGGACGAGAACCTGCTGTTCCACGGCGAGGCCTCGGAGCAGCTGCGCACGCGCGGCGCCTTCGAGACGCGCTTTGTGTCCCAGGTGGAGAG CGACTCCGGGGACCGCAAGCAGACCCACAACATCCTGAGCACGCTGGGGCTGCGGCCCTCGGCCGCCGACTGCGACATCGTGCGGCGCGCCTGCGAGAGCGTGTCCACGCGCGCCGCGCACATGTGCTCGGCCGGGCTGGCGGGCGTCATCAACCGCATGCGCGAGAGCCGCGGCATGGACGTGATGCGCATCACGGTGGGCGTGGACGGCTCGGTGTACAAGCTGCACCCCAG CTTCAAGGAGCGGTTCCACGCCAGCGTGCGCAGGCTGACGCCCAGCTGCGAGATCACCTTCATCGAGTCGGAGGAAGGCAGCGGCCGGGGTGCCGCGCTGGTCTCGGCCGTGGCCTGCAAGAAGGCCTGCATGCTGGCCCAGTGA